The stretch of DNA GTACAGGGTTGACAATTACTCTGACAACCCTAATCAGATCGTTCTCATGGATGGATCAGGAAATCCCATTTTCACCATTTGTCGTCGCAaggtataatatatttaattattaattactaCTCATGTATAGTTCATTAATCTTTggtttttaattcatgatttttgGTAACATATATAAAGTTTTTGCTTCCATTAATTTGCTGCTATCTCATTTTTTTTAGCATAAGAAAGGTGAGAAATTTTGATAATGTAGACATTTGATGCTTTTAATGAATAtgttttctgaaatgaaatttggTCGTCAAATTTGACTTTTTagaattttttaagaaaaattatgCCTCTGGAGTTCTACGTTTAGAGAATGGTGAAATGGGCTATACTGACGAATTTCAGAACAATTGTTAAAATGGATTTTCATTTTACCAATTATTTTTGTTGATTGATTTCAGTATTTGACTTAcgttttcttttattttgttttgaaaacTGGCAGAAGCTGAGGCTGATAGATGACAACTGGCTAGTCTACAACGGAGAAGTGGGGAAATATAGCGATAAATCTTCAAGAAAACCAATCTTTTGTGTGAAGAAAAATGTAAAcattttgaaaacaaaaaaactAAGTGCTATTGCATATGTTTATAACGATGGGAGTACTGCTTCTTCTAAGAGATGCGCGTATACGATCGAGGGATCGTACAAGCACCGTTCGTGCAAGATTTTGGATGAAACGGGACAGGTCGTAGCTGAGATCAAGAGGAAACAGGCGTCGACAGGAGGCGTATCGTTCGGTCTCGAAGTATTTGTTCTCGTTGTGAATGCTGCATTTGATCCTGGATTTGCCATGGCAATTGTACTACTTCTTGATCAAATGTTTcactaattattttaatttcaagtGTATTATTTGCACCTGCTATTTGAATTTTAGGTTTTATAGTTTTTTTCAATAGAATGTAAATGACAAAATTTTAAGGTGCAAATAATATTCAGTTTTTAACTATTATTGTTGTCCATATGTAGTATAATTATAATGCCTACTTTTGCCTTCTTATATAAGAAGGTTGGAGAATAAACTGATGTCATGTACACCGAATCTAAATTAACATTTTATTTCTGTGATACATTTGCTCCATTATATTAGAGATCAGAATCGCAAAAAAACCTATAATAACatactaaaattgaaatttcatattatgaataattaaatattcaaatatattgaccaaaattacaattttcccCTTGAAATAACATCTCTTTAATTCATTGTATTTGACAGACACATTCGCTTCAAAAAAACATTCCTAcaatggtaaaaacttgtgtgagacggtctcacgggtcgtatttgtgagagggatctcttatttggatcacctatgaaaaagtattactttttgttgtaagaatattactttttattgtgaatatgggtagggttaacTCATctaacagattatgatccgtgagacggtctcacatgagacccactctccTACAACGTACCTTCTAGTTTTTTGCAATTGCAACCTTTTTGCTATTATTTACTTCTCAATCAAAAATATAAGTAGCGATGCTACACGAGGTATAAGTTCATTAAATTCTTctagaataaatatttttatttgaaaagtcAAGTTATAAGATTTATAACGAATTTATATGagtttattattaaataaataataataaatttgtttAACCTAAGCAAAAGAAtcgaattatatttttatgctaaaagtaaaATTGATTTTCTATTCCAAATCTAATGTAACATAAAACCttggaaatttttattttaataaataaacataataaatacGTAGCATTAATTTCAATAAATTTGAGGTATATGGATTTATAACATGCAAGACAGATTTGATGTAGCTGGACCAGGCTTCCAAGTTATCCGGCCCAATGGACAGACCCATTTCGTGTACCTGTCATATTGTACTTGTAGGACTACCCAAGATTGCATTATATTTGAAGATTTGGATTTGAACGAATGATTTGAAAGGAACCGATATTTGAATCGAATGTATTTGTtattatgaatttgaatttataGTTTTAGATTTATCTATCCAaatataatatgaaatttaatttgaatttatatttagATAAGGTTATGTTTGTACGGAAGGATTTGAGTGgattatatttcaaattcacATATAAAATCTATTGAATTCATTTGGTTCGAAATTAGAACGAGAGATTTAAATACCTTGTGTCGTCATCCATTATCCAAACCAGCCGTTTGAAAtccatatatttgaaattatatcACAAAtctaaattcttttaattcaaACACAACCTAAGTGATCTCATTGATTTTACTAGGACGTGAGGATGATTCCATGTATATAGGCTGCCTACTATGTGCCATTTTCGCACGTAAGACATCGTGGGATGTAAAACAACAGTTTCCCTTCCCATTCTTAATTTGCAAGATATATAATTAACTCGTGATTCTTTCATTAATTCAATGACGGAATTGAGGTATGGGTTCCATCGGAACCATTTCATAtatattctattttattaaagttgagGACATGATAATAACCACCTAAGAAAGACACCAAATTTTTCTTTCAACTttatactaatattacacttttgatttttgtt from Primulina eburnea isolate SZY01 chromosome 6, ASM2296580v1, whole genome shotgun sequence encodes:
- the LOC140833522 gene encoding protein LURP-one-related 8-like, producing the protein MLLFLKSSSRTVHHYPDQESGIEINNYSDDIDHQRCCTSLTVWSKSLVFGCNGFTVIGSDGSLAYRVDNYSDNPNQIVLMDGSGNPIFTICRRKKLRLIDDNWLVYNGEVGKYSDKSSRKPIFCVKKNVNILKTKKLSAIAYVYNDGSTASSKRCAYTIEGSYKHRSCKILDETGQVVAEIKRKQASTGGVSFGLEVFVLVVNAAFDPGFAMAIVLLLDQMFH